A stretch of Arachis hypogaea cultivar Tifrunner chromosome 15, arahy.Tifrunner.gnm2.J5K5, whole genome shotgun sequence DNA encodes these proteins:
- the LOC112749977 gene encoding uncharacterized protein has protein sequence MLRLWMGYLKLVELFVSSLVHLLYGFYIFSSAVAGDLSESLNEILYQKPKKIVDVVNKVSEKRIISADEENSAASTNGYDLPPIVLVHGIFGFGKGKLGALSYFAGAEKKDERVLVPDLGSLTSVHDRARELFYYLKGGQVDYGEEHSTACGHSQFGRIYEQGHYPEWDEDHPIHFVGHSAGAQVVRVMQQMLADKAFKGYENTSEHWVLSLTALSGALNGTTRTYLDGMRPEDGVSLKNVCLLQICRIGVLIYDWFDIPWLKNYYNFGFDHFNMSWKKAGISGLVDCLLGNAGPFASGDWILPDLTIQGTIKLNSQLRTFPDTYYFSYATKRTRKVRGITVPSGILGIHPLLFVRVLQMSQWTYPPNAPLPYKGYRDEDWHDNDGAMNTISMTHPRLPIEHPSHFVENDSDCQPLEPGIWYYKYVEGDHIQFIINRERAGVQFDLIYDSIFERCRKHVFRKKLPTVPNEVHH, from the exons atgttgaGGTTATGGATGGGGTATCTGAAGCTGGTGGAACTGTTTGTGAGCTCTTTGGTTCATTTGCTTTATGGATTCTACATTTTCAGCTCAGCTGTTGCTGGAGATTTATCTGAGTCGCTCAATGAAATTCTGTACCAAAAGCCTAAGAAGATTGTTGATGTCGTCAATAAGGTCAGTGAGAAGAGAATAATTTCTGCTGACGAAGAAAACAGTGCTGCTTCTACCAATGGTTATGATCTTCCTCCTATTGTTCTTGTTCATGGGATTTTTGGATTTGGCAAAGGG AAATTGGGTGCTTTGTCATACTTTGCTGGggcagagaagaaagatgaaaggGTTCTGGTTCCGGATTTGGGGTCTTTAACCAGCGTCCATGATAG ggCACGAGAATTGTTCTATTATTTGAAGGGTGGCCAAGTTGATTATGGAGAAGAGCACAGCACGGCTTGTGGACACTCTCAATTTGGAAGAATTTATGAACAAG GGCACTACCCTGAATGGGACGAGGATCACCCTATTCACTTTGTTGGACACTCGGCTGGAGCACAAGTTGTTCGTGTCATGCAACAAATGCTTGCTGATAAG GCATTCAAGGGATATGAAAATACATCAGAACATTGGGTATTGAGCCTAACAGCATTATCTGGAGCGTTAAATGGCACTACAAGAACCTACTTAGACGGCATGCG GCCAGAAGATGGAGTATCATTGAAAAATGTTTGCCTGCTACAAATTTGCCGCATTGGGGTGCTTATATATGATTGGTTCGACATTCCCTGGCTGAAGAATTACTATAACTTTGGCTTTGATCATTTCAACATGTCGTGGAAGAAGGCAGGGATATCCGGCCTTGTTGACTGCCTCCTGGGGAATGCTGGTCCATTTGCTTCAGGGGATTGGATCCTCCCTGACCTTACAATTCAAGGTACTATAAAACTAAACAGCCAACTACGCACATTTCCAGACACGTACTACTTCAGCTACGCTACAAAGCGTACCAGGAAGGTCCGGGGAATCACGGTTCCTTCAGGCATACTTGGAATTCACCCGCTACTCTTTGTCAGAGTTTTGCAAATGAGCCAGTGGACCTATCCTCCAAATGCTCCTCTCCCTTATAAAGGCTACAG AGATGAGGACTGGCATGACAATGATGGAGCGATGAACACAATATCTATGACTCATCCACGTCTCCCAATTGAACACCCCAGCCACTTTGTAGAAAACGATTCTGACTGCCAGCCCTTAGAACCTGGGATCTG GTACTACAAGTATGTTGAAGGTGATCACATACAATTCATTATTAACAGGGAGAGAGCAGGAGTGCAGTTTGATTTAATCTATGACAGCATTTTTGAACGCTgcaggaagcatgttttcagaaAGAAGCTTCCAACAGTGCCAAATGAAGTCCATCACTAG